The following proteins are co-located in the Nocardioides piscis genome:
- a CDS encoding ABC transporter ATP-binding protein: protein MSHDPYPDADRPLRALWQRYRAYRGRFVAAVAASTVNKVADVVPELLIGAAVDVVVRGQDSFVGQALGVDSRYAQLAWLAAINAVVWLIESLSQYVADVLWRGLAQGVEHDLRVEAYDHVQHLDLGWHEGRAAGSTLATLNDDVNQLERFLDIGAPAILQTTLNVLLVGGVFAAASGQLLVLAFLPIPLIVVGSLVFQRRLEPLYDRVRSAVSDLSGTLSSNLAGIATIKAFTAEDRERDRVAAVSSAYRDANTRAIRSSAAFVPLVRMAILAGFTCTLLLGGWATLRGELEVGLYSVLVFMTQRLLWPLTEVAEVLDLYQRGRASTARILALLAVPITVPAGSTALVRPVAGRVELRGVRAGYGDGPDVLHGIDLVVPAGETHAVVGATGSGKSTLLRLVLRFDDAREGRVLFDGQDVRELDWDSLRGSMGYVAQDVFMFAGSIADNIAYGRPGATREQVRAAAEAAAALDFIEALPGGLDAWVGERGVTLSGGQRQRLALARALLRDPAVLVLDEATSAVDNETEAAIQRSLRLATAQCTAIVVAHRLSTVRHADRIWVLDAGRVAEAGTHDELLQLAGAYAALWRVQTGEPSTA from the coding sequence GTGTCCCATGACCCGTACCCGGATGCCGACCGCCCTCTCCGAGCGCTGTGGCAGCGCTATCGCGCCTACCGCGGTCGGTTCGTCGCAGCCGTCGCCGCGTCGACCGTCAACAAGGTGGCCGACGTCGTGCCGGAGCTGCTCATCGGCGCGGCGGTCGACGTCGTCGTCCGGGGGCAGGACTCGTTCGTGGGCCAGGCGCTCGGCGTCGACTCGCGCTATGCGCAGCTGGCCTGGCTGGCTGCCATCAATGCAGTCGTGTGGCTCATCGAGTCCCTGTCGCAGTATGTCGCCGACGTGCTCTGGCGAGGACTGGCGCAGGGGGTCGAGCACGACCTGCGCGTCGAGGCCTATGACCACGTCCAGCACCTCGACCTGGGCTGGCACGAGGGGCGCGCAGCGGGTTCGACCCTGGCGACGCTGAACGACGACGTCAACCAGCTCGAGCGCTTCCTCGACATCGGCGCCCCCGCCATCTTGCAGACCACCCTCAACGTGCTCCTGGTCGGCGGCGTGTTCGCGGCGGCGTCGGGGCAGCTGCTGGTCCTGGCGTTCCTGCCGATCCCGCTGATCGTGGTCGGGTCCCTCGTCTTCCAGCGGCGTCTCGAACCGCTCTATGACCGGGTGCGCTCCGCGGTCTCCGACCTCTCCGGCACCTTGAGCTCCAACCTCGCCGGCATCGCCACCATCAAGGCGTTCACGGCCGAGGACCGCGAGCGCGACCGGGTCGCCGCGGTCTCGAGCGCCTATCGCGACGCCAACACCCGAGCGATCCGGTCCTCGGCCGCCTTCGTGCCGTTGGTGCGGATGGCGATCCTGGCCGGCTTCACCTGCACCCTGCTCCTCGGCGGGTGGGCGACCCTGCGCGGCGAGCTCGAGGTCGGGCTCTACAGCGTGCTCGTCTTCATGACCCAGCGCCTGCTGTGGCCGCTCACCGAGGTGGCCGAGGTCCTCGACCTCTACCAGCGCGGCCGCGCCTCCACTGCTCGCATCCTGGCCCTGCTCGCCGTGCCGATCACCGTGCCCGCGGGATCCACCGCGCTGGTCCGCCCGGTGGCCGGCCGGGTGGAGCTCCGCGGAGTCCGGGCAGGCTACGGGGACGGTCCGGACGTCCTCCATGGCATCGACCTGGTCGTCCCCGCGGGCGAGACGCATGCCGTCGTCGGCGCCACCGGCTCGGGCAAGTCCACCCTGCTGCGCCTGGTGCTCCGCTTCGACGACGCCCGCGAGGGGCGGGTGCTGTTCGATGGGCAGGACGTCCGCGAGCTCGACTGGGACTCGCTGCGTGGCTCGATGGGATATGTCGCGCAGGACGTGTTCATGTTCGCCGGCTCGATCGCCGACAACATCGCCTACGGACGGCCCGGCGCGACGCGTGAGCAGGTCCGTGCGGCCGCCGAGGCTGCCGCCGCCCTCGACTTCATCGAAGCACTCCCCGGCGGGCTCGACGCATGGGTGGGGGAGCGCGGCGTGACCCTGTCGGGCGGGCAGCGCCAGCGACTCGCCCTCGCGCGCGCCCTCCTGCGCGACCCCGCCGTGCTCGTGCTGGATGAGGCGACCAGCGCCGTGGACAACGAGACCGAGGCTGCCATCCAGCGGTCACTGCGACTGGCCACGGCGCAGTGCACTGCGATCGTCGTCGCGCACCGGCTCTCCACCGTGCGCCACGCCGACCGGATCTGGGTGCTCGACGCCGGGCGGGTCGCAGAAGCCGGCACGCACGACGAGCTCCTGCAGCTCGCTGGGGCCTACGCCGCGTTGTGGCGGGTGCAGACCGGTGAGCCGTCGACCGCATGA
- a CDS encoding HIT family protein produces MTDQSGVGAPDGLARIWTPHRMAYVRSDTTADGCPFCRIPQGDDAEGLVVARGRSTYAVLNLHPYNPGHLMVLPYRHVAELEELTADESADLMAMTQQAIRTIRGVSNPQAFNVGLNLGGPAGGSLADHLHQHVVPRWSGDANFITVIGATKTLPQLLADTRQLLADAWR; encoded by the coding sequence ATGACCGACCAGTCCGGCGTCGGTGCCCCCGACGGCCTCGCCCGGATCTGGACTCCCCACCGGATGGCCTATGTCCGCTCGGACACGACCGCCGACGGGTGTCCGTTCTGCCGGATCCCGCAGGGGGACGACGCCGAGGGTCTCGTGGTCGCGCGGGGGCGCTCGACCTACGCCGTGCTCAACCTGCACCCCTACAACCCCGGGCACCTGATGGTGCTGCCCTATCGCCACGTCGCCGAGCTCGAGGAGCTCACCGCGGACGAGTCGGCCGACCTGATGGCGATGACCCAGCAGGCCATCCGCACGATCCGAGGCGTGAGCAACCCGCAGGCCTTCAACGTCGGTCTCAACCTCGGCGGTCCGGCCGGCGGCTCGCTGGCCGACCACCTCCACCAGCACGTAGTGCCACGCTGGTCGGGCGACGCCAACTTCATCACCGTCATCGGCGCGACGAAGACGCTCCCGCAGCTCCTGGCCGACACCCGCCAGCTGCTCGCGGACGCCTGGCGATGA
- the thrS gene encoding threonine--tRNA ligase produces the protein MSEIKVVRTHAGQREEQTATTGTKAWELFKDNTDIVAARVGGDLKDLAYELRDGDEVEGVDIASRDGRDILRHSAAHVMAQAVQQLWPEAKLGIGPPVTDGFYYDFDVETPFVPEDLVKIESAMRKIIKENQRFERRVTTDADAINELQDEPYKLELIGLKGGAGADDTEGASVEVGGAELTIYDNVGRNGEAKWSDLCRGPHLPTTKRIPAFKLMRTAAAYWRGDEKNKQLQRIYGTAWETKEALDEHLHRIEEAERRDHRKLGRDLDLFSFPDEIGSGLAVFHPKGGVIKRVMEDYVRQRHIEEGFDYVGTPHISKEGLFHTSGHLPYYKDTMFPPMEFEGSDYYLKAMNCPMHNLIFRSRGRSYRELPLRLFEFGSVYRYEKSGVVHGLTRVRGLTQDDSHSYVTPEQAPAEVKHLLDFVLGLLRDFGIDDFYLELSTRDDSKPDKFVGTEEEWAVATKVLEDVAVDSGLELVPDPGGAAFYGPKISVQARDAIGRTWQMSTIQYDFNQPKGFELAYQAADGSRKQPVMIHSAKFGSLERFFGVLVEHYAGAFPPWLAPVQVTAIPVADAFSDYLHDVARQMRVQGLRVEVDDSDDRMQKKIRNAQLQKVPFMMIAGNEDVEAGAVSFRYRDGRQDNGVPIEEAIARVAAAVASREQV, from the coding sequence GTGTCCGAGATCAAGGTCGTCCGCACCCACGCTGGCCAGCGTGAGGAGCAGACCGCCACGACGGGCACCAAGGCCTGGGAGCTCTTCAAGGACAACACCGACATCGTGGCTGCCAGGGTCGGGGGAGACCTCAAGGACCTGGCCTACGAGTTGCGCGACGGCGACGAGGTGGAGGGCGTCGACATCGCCAGCCGCGACGGTCGAGACATCCTGCGCCACTCCGCCGCGCACGTGATGGCGCAGGCCGTCCAGCAGCTCTGGCCGGAGGCCAAGCTGGGGATCGGCCCGCCCGTGACGGACGGCTTCTACTACGACTTCGACGTCGAGACCCCGTTCGTGCCGGAGGACCTGGTCAAGATCGAGTCCGCGATGCGCAAGATCATCAAGGAGAACCAGCGCTTCGAGCGCCGGGTCACCACCGACGCGGACGCCATCAACGAGCTCCAGGACGAGCCCTACAAGCTCGAGCTGATCGGGCTCAAGGGCGGCGCGGGCGCCGATGACACGGAGGGCGCCAGCGTCGAGGTCGGTGGAGCCGAGCTCACGATCTATGACAACGTCGGCCGCAACGGCGAGGCGAAGTGGTCGGACCTCTGTCGGGGCCCGCACCTGCCGACCACCAAGCGGATCCCCGCGTTCAAGCTGATGCGCACTGCCGCGGCCTACTGGCGCGGCGACGAGAAGAACAAGCAGCTGCAGCGCATCTATGGCACCGCCTGGGAGACCAAGGAGGCCCTCGACGAGCACCTCCACCGGATCGAGGAGGCCGAGCGGCGCGACCACCGCAAGCTCGGCCGCGACCTCGACCTGTTCAGCTTCCCCGACGAGATCGGCTCGGGGCTGGCCGTCTTCCACCCCAAGGGCGGCGTGATCAAGCGGGTGATGGAGGACTACGTCCGCCAGCGCCACATCGAGGAGGGCTTCGACTATGTCGGCACCCCCCACATCAGCAAGGAGGGGCTCTTCCACACCTCCGGACACCTGCCCTACTACAAGGACACGATGTTCCCGCCGATGGAGTTCGAGGGCTCGGACTACTACCTCAAGGCGATGAACTGCCCCATGCACAACCTGATCTTCCGCTCGCGCGGACGGTCCTACCGTGAGCTGCCGCTGCGGCTCTTCGAGTTCGGCAGCGTCTATCGCTACGAGAAGTCCGGCGTCGTGCACGGCCTGACCCGTGTCCGCGGGCTCACCCAGGACGACAGCCACTCCTACGTCACCCCCGAGCAGGCGCCGGCCGAGGTCAAGCACCTGCTCGACTTCGTGCTCGGGCTGCTGCGTGACTTCGGGATCGACGACTTCTATCTCGAGCTCTCCACCCGCGACGACTCCAAGCCCGACAAGTTCGTCGGCACCGAGGAGGAGTGGGCGGTGGCGACCAAGGTCCTCGAGGACGTCGCGGTCGACTCCGGTCTCGAGCTCGTCCCGGACCCGGGCGGCGCGGCGTTCTACGGCCCCAAGATCTCCGTGCAGGCCCGCGACGCCATCGGCCGGACCTGGCAGATGTCGACGATCCAGTACGACTTCAACCAGCCGAAGGGCTTCGAGCTGGCCTACCAGGCCGCCGACGGCAGCCGGAAGCAGCCGGTGATGATCCACTCCGCCAAGTTCGGCTCGCTGGAGCGGTTCTTCGGGGTCCTGGTCGAGCACTACGCCGGCGCGTTCCCGCCCTGGCTCGCCCCGGTCCAGGTGACGGCGATCCCGGTCGCCGACGCGTTCAGCGACTACCTCCACGATGTGGCACGGCAGATGCGCGTGCAAGGGCTGCGGGTCGAGGTCGACGACTCCGACGACCGGATGCAGAAGAAGATCCGCAACGCGCAGCTGCAGAAGGTGCCGTTCATGATGATCGCCGGCAACGAAGACGTCGAGGCCGGTGCCGTGTCGTTCCGCTACCGCGACGGCCGCCAGGACAACGGCGTGCCGATCGAGGAGGCCATCGCGCGCGTCGCTGCTGCGGTCGCGAGCCGCGAGCAGGTCTGA
- a CDS encoding inositol monophosphatase family protein: protein MDDAQLADRLVREAGSLAASMLEKGLEAETKTHVTDVVTAADKAAEALIVEALRRERPDDAIVGEEGAAHAGTSGRTWVIDPVDGTYNFHRGLGWWCSALALVSAGATTGEDDVLLGAVHQPVTGDSFVGGPTVASTCNGKRLPALVDRPLRESCATTYLHPPYFQGEIGAAFARAVQGVATLRMMGSGSLDAMAIARGQCDVLFQHSVPDWDRLPGAAIIRGAGGESRVVHAAGVDWHVAGVPTAVADVCAALLGD from the coding sequence GTGGATGACGCGCAGCTCGCCGACCGACTTGTCCGCGAGGCGGGTTCGCTCGCCGCCTCGATGCTGGAGAAGGGCCTCGAGGCCGAGACCAAGACCCACGTCACCGACGTCGTGACAGCCGCGGACAAGGCGGCCGAAGCACTCATCGTCGAGGCACTGCGCCGTGAACGGCCCGACGACGCGATCGTGGGGGAGGAGGGGGCCGCTCACGCCGGCACCAGCGGTCGCACCTGGGTCATCGACCCGGTCGACGGCACCTACAACTTCCACCGCGGCCTCGGCTGGTGGTGCAGCGCCCTCGCCCTGGTCTCGGCGGGCGCGACCACCGGGGAGGACGACGTGCTGCTGGGGGCCGTCCACCAGCCGGTCACCGGAGACAGCTTCGTCGGCGGGCCCACCGTGGCCAGCACCTGCAACGGCAAGCGTCTGCCGGCCCTGGTCGACCGGCCCCTGCGGGAGTCGTGTGCCACGACATACCTCCATCCGCCCTACTTCCAGGGGGAGATCGGGGCTGCCTTCGCTCGGGCGGTCCAGGGCGTCGCCACCCTGCGGATGATGGGGTCGGGGAGCCTGGACGCGATGGCGATCGCCCGTGGGCAGTGCGACGTGCTGTTCCAGCACTCCGTCCCCGACTGGGACCGACTGCCAGGCGCGGCGATCATCCGCGGAGCAGGCGGGGAGTCGCGCGTCGTGCACGCCGCCGGCGTCGACTGGCACGTCGCCGGTGTCCCGACAGCCGTGGCCGACGTCTGCGCTGCCCTGCTCGGCGACTAG
- a CDS encoding antibiotic biosynthesis monooxygenase family protein, whose amino-acid sequence MFARSTTIMGNPEALDSGIAFVRDDVMPAILEMDGCVGLSMLVDRESGQCIVTSSWESEEAMRASDLNLRPMRERGGEMLGGEPQVEEWEVASMHRDHTTREGSCCRVAWMRANDNGVDRGIEIYRDSLLPRIEGMPGFCSASLMVNRALHRACSTTTFDSREAMEQSRDEGWAIRDAGVREAGVDVLDVGEYELCLAHLRVPELV is encoded by the coding sequence GTGTTCGCACGTTCCACCACCATCATGGGCAACCCCGAGGCCCTGGACTCGGGAATCGCATTCGTCCGCGACGACGTGATGCCGGCGATCCTCGAGATGGACGGCTGCGTCGGCCTCTCGATGCTCGTCGACCGCGAGTCGGGCCAGTGCATCGTCACCAGCTCGTGGGAGTCCGAGGAAGCCATGCGCGCCAGCGACCTCAACCTGCGCCCGATGCGGGAGCGGGGCGGGGAGATGCTGGGAGGCGAGCCCCAGGTCGAGGAGTGGGAGGTGGCGTCCATGCACCGCGACCACACGACCCGGGAGGGCTCGTGCTGCCGGGTGGCGTGGATGCGCGCCAACGACAACGGCGTCGATCGCGGGATCGAGATCTATCGCGACTCGCTGCTGCCCCGGATCGAAGGCATGCCGGGCTTCTGCAGCGCGAGCCTGATGGTCAACCGGGCCCTGCACCGCGCCTGCTCGACGACCACCTTCGACAGTCGTGAGGCCATGGAGCAGAGCCGCGACGAGGGCTGGGCGATCCGCGACGCGGGCGTGCGTGAGGCTGGCGTCGACGTGCTCGACGTCGGTGAGTACGAGCTGTGCCTGGCCCACCTGCGGGTGCCCGAGCTGGTGTGA
- a CDS encoding NAD(P)-dependent alcohol dehydrogenase — protein sequence MRALRLESWQSTPQLREVPVPEPGPGQVLVQMGGAGACHSDLHLMDEFTDGALPWGPPFTLGHENAGWVHAVGSHVHGLEPGQPVAVVGAWGCGTCPRCLAGLETYCDRPDLAPAPGGGGGLGLDGGMADYLLVPSARHVVPLPEGLAPADAAPLTDAALTPYHAIRRSREKLVPGSLAVVIGVGGLGHLAVQILRATTAAVVVAVDAREAARDLAVRSGADLALAPGDSLVDQIREAGHGFGADVVLDMVGTDQTLQTAAAAARQLADITLVGLGGGTLPYSFFSVPYEVSVQSTYWGNRSELVEVLDLAARGHLRPEVTRFPLDRAGMVYDRLREGAIEGRAVVVAHEEYTP from the coding sequence ATGAGGGCATTGAGGCTCGAGTCCTGGCAGAGCACTCCGCAGCTGCGTGAGGTGCCGGTGCCCGAACCCGGCCCCGGCCAGGTGCTCGTCCAGATGGGCGGCGCCGGCGCCTGTCACTCCGACCTGCACCTGATGGACGAGTTCACCGACGGCGCTCTGCCGTGGGGCCCGCCCTTCACCCTGGGCCACGAGAACGCCGGCTGGGTGCACGCCGTCGGGTCGCACGTCCACGGCCTCGAGCCGGGCCAGCCGGTCGCGGTCGTCGGCGCCTGGGGATGCGGCACCTGCCCGCGCTGCCTCGCCGGGCTCGAGACCTACTGCGACCGCCCCGACCTCGCACCCGCGCCGGGCGGCGGCGGCGGCCTCGGCCTCGACGGCGGTATGGCGGACTACCTCCTGGTCCCGAGCGCACGCCATGTCGTGCCCCTCCCCGAGGGTCTCGCACCGGCGGACGCGGCGCCCCTCACCGACGCCGCGCTCACGCCCTACCACGCGATTCGTCGTTCCCGGGAGAAGCTGGTCCCGGGATCGCTGGCGGTGGTGATCGGGGTCGGGGGCCTGGGTCACCTCGCAGTCCAGATCCTGCGTGCGACGACGGCGGCGGTCGTCGTGGCGGTCGATGCTCGCGAGGCCGCGCGCGACCTCGCTGTCCGGAGCGGCGCCGACCTGGCGCTCGCTCCCGGCGACTCCCTGGTCGACCAGATCCGCGAGGCCGGCCACGGGTTCGGCGCCGACGTCGTGCTGGACATGGTCGGCACGGACCAGACGCTGCAGACAGCGGCGGCCGCTGCCCGTCAGCTCGCCGACATCACCCTGGTCGGCCTCGGCGGTGGAACGCTGCCGTACTCCTTCTTCTCCGTGCCCTACGAGGTCAGCGTCCAGTCGACCTACTGGGGCAACCGGAGCGAGCTGGTCGAGGTCCTCGACCTGGCGGCGCGCGGCCACCTGCGACCCGAGGTGACCCGCTTCCCCCTCGACCGGGCGGGGATGGTCTACGACCGGCTCCGCGAAGGTGCGATCGAGGGTCGTGCCGTTGTCGTCGCGCACGAGGAATACACACCCTGA
- a CDS encoding N(5)-(carboxyethyl)ornithine synthase yields MSLLSLGVVATSTKENEHRLPIHPDHLARLDADIAARVTLEHGFGRRFGHSDADLAPYVSGFASREEIITASDVVVLPKPQHEDVATMSTGQVLWGWPHCVQDPEMTQLAIDRNLTLIAFEAMNHWTRDGHVGLHVFHKNNELAGYCSVLQSLELVGLTGDYGRRLSAVVIGFGATARGAVTALKAHGVNDVAVLTTRGVAAVGSPIHSVQIRQFDHDPDDPSASYVITERGRVPLAPYLAENDIVVNCTFQDPNAPLTYLRTEDVAAFRQGSVIVDVSCDEGMGFEWAVPTGFDDPMFTVADRVHYYAVDHSPSYLWNSATWENSEALLPFIRTVLSGPAAWEGDETITRATEIRDGRIQNPAILAFQGRAAEHPHPVV; encoded by the coding sequence GTGAGCCTCCTCAGCCTGGGCGTCGTCGCGACGTCGACCAAGGAGAACGAGCACCGGCTCCCGATCCACCCCGACCACCTGGCACGGCTCGACGCCGACATCGCCGCGCGGGTCACGCTCGAGCACGGCTTCGGCCGGCGGTTCGGGCACAGCGACGCCGACCTGGCGCCATACGTCTCCGGATTCGCGAGCCGTGAGGAGATCATCACCGCCTCCGACGTGGTCGTGCTGCCCAAGCCGCAGCACGAGGACGTGGCCACCATGAGCACCGGCCAGGTGCTCTGGGGCTGGCCACACTGTGTGCAGGACCCCGAGATGACCCAGCTGGCCATCGACAGGAACCTGACGCTGATCGCCTTCGAGGCGATGAACCACTGGACCCGCGACGGTCACGTCGGGCTGCACGTCTTCCACAAGAACAACGAGCTGGCGGGCTACTGCTCGGTGCTCCAGTCGCTGGAGCTCGTCGGGCTCACCGGCGACTACGGTCGCCGGCTCAGCGCCGTGGTGATCGGTTTCGGCGCCACTGCGCGCGGGGCCGTCACCGCGCTCAAGGCGCACGGCGTCAACGACGTCGCCGTGCTCACCACCCGGGGCGTGGCCGCGGTCGGCTCCCCCATCCACTCCGTGCAGATCCGCCAGTTCGACCACGACCCCGACGACCCGTCGGCCAGCTACGTGATCACCGAACGAGGCCGGGTGCCGCTGGCGCCATACCTCGCAGAGAACGACATCGTCGTCAACTGCACCTTCCAGGACCCCAACGCGCCGCTGACCTATCTCCGGACCGAGGACGTCGCCGCCTTCCGCCAGGGCAGTGTGATCGTCGACGTGTCCTGCGACGAGGGCATGGGCTTCGAGTGGGCCGTCCCGACGGGTTTCGACGACCCGATGTTCACCGTCGCCGACCGCGTGCACTACTACGCCGTCGACCACAGCCCGTCATATCTGTGGAACTCCGCCACCTGGGAGAACAGCGAGGCGCTGCTGCCCTTCATCCGGACGGTCCTGTCGGGACCTGCCGCGTGGGAGGGCGACGAGACGATCACCCGGGCCACCGAGATCCGCGACGGGCGGATCCAGAACCCGGCGATCCTCGCCTTCCAGGGGCGCGCCGCCGAGCACCCCCACCCGGTGGTCTGA
- a CDS encoding universal stress protein: MDEKTFRDCIVVGIDGSDHADAALGWAADQAGLERRPLLIVHSAPDARRDPVREQMVQDAVHLASTGRTGIDIRTLVAEDDPRETLITGSRSARLVVVGSHGRSRWRTALLGSVSAAVARHAACPVVVTKDVTRDSGLGVLVGADGTDASRPVIEFAFRQASLRQQALTVTHCFWDIAGELAHGRDVRPDEAGVDDLRMLLSASVAGLREDYPDVPVELTLSRGLVDVVLAKELPAHDLLVVGRHPASGPARLLYSSITAAVLEQGRGNVAVVPESPAASG, from the coding sequence ATGGACGAGAAGACCTTCCGTGACTGCATCGTCGTCGGCATCGACGGCTCCGACCATGCTGATGCCGCTCTGGGCTGGGCTGCCGACCAGGCCGGCCTCGAACGGCGACCGCTCCTGATCGTGCACAGCGCACCGGACGCCCGCAGGGATCCCGTGCGCGAGCAGATGGTGCAGGACGCGGTGCACCTGGCGAGCACCGGCCGGACCGGGATCGACATCCGCACCCTGGTCGCCGAGGACGACCCGCGGGAGACGCTGATCACCGGCTCGCGCAGTGCACGTCTGGTCGTGGTGGGTTCGCACGGGCGGTCTCGCTGGCGCACCGCGCTGCTCGGCTCGGTGAGCGCAGCAGTGGCCCGCCACGCGGCCTGCCCGGTGGTGGTGACCAAGGACGTGACCCGCGACAGCGGTCTGGGTGTCCTGGTCGGCGCCGACGGCACTGACGCCAGCCGGCCCGTCATCGAGTTCGCGTTCCGTCAGGCCTCGTTGCGCCAGCAGGCCCTCACCGTGACCCACTGCTTCTGGGACATCGCCGGTGAGCTTGCCCACGGTCGTGACGTCCGGCCCGACGAGGCCGGCGTCGACGACCTGCGGATGCTGCTGTCCGCGTCGGTGGCAGGCCTGCGCGAGGACTACCCCGACGTCCCGGTCGAGCTCACCCTCTCCCGCGGGCTGGTCGACGTGGTCCTGGCCAAGGAGCTTCCTGCCCACGACCTCCTGGTGGTCGGCCGGCACCCCGCGTCGGGGCCGGCTCGCCTGCTCTACTCCTCCATCACGGCGGCCGTGCTCGAACAGGGCCGGGGCAACGTCGCCGTGGTTCCCGAGTCGCCCGCGGCGAGCGGCTGA
- a CDS encoding 1-acyl-sn-glycerol-3-phosphate acyltransferase, translated as MSRMVVRPLLARTILRAARWRTEGTLPPRGIVVGAPHTSNWDWVFSLLLAWSQGRHPRIMVKKEFFSGPVAPIMRATGAISVDRKNPAADLRKLIASIEGSDDFLLAIAAEGTRSKSDHWKSGFYRLAQQTGLPITLAFIDGPSRTVGAGPTITPSGDLAADMDLVRAFYADKRGIHPEQRTEPRLRNEA; from the coding sequence ATGTCCCGCATGGTGGTCCGTCCCCTCCTCGCCCGCACGATCCTGCGAGCAGCCCGTTGGCGCACCGAGGGGACCCTGCCGCCGCGCGGCATCGTGGTGGGCGCCCCCCACACCTCCAACTGGGACTGGGTCTTCTCGCTCCTGCTCGCGTGGAGCCAGGGCCGACACCCACGGATCATGGTCAAGAAGGAGTTCTTCTCCGGGCCCGTCGCGCCGATCATGCGCGCCACCGGCGCGATCTCGGTCGACCGCAAGAATCCGGCTGCCGACCTGAGGAAGCTGATCGCCTCCATCGAGGGCTCCGACGACTTCCTGCTGGCGATCGCCGCCGAGGGCACCCGCAGCAAGTCCGACCACTGGAAGTCCGGCTTCTACCGCCTCGCCCAGCAGACCGGCCTGCCGATCACGCTGGCCTTCATCGACGGCCCCTCACGCACGGTCGGTGCCGGCCCCACGATCACGCCGAGCGGCGACCTGGCCGCCGACATGGACCTCGTGCGCGCGTTCTATGCCGACAAGCGCGGAATCCACCCGGAGCAGCGCACCGAGCCGCGGCTGCGCAACGAGGCCTGA
- a CDS encoding flavin reductase family protein encodes MKFDPATVRDPLPLSAFENCVVPRPIAWLSSRSADGVENLAPFSQFQVLTFDPPTVMFSANRHPDGRRKDTVVNAEETGWFVYNLATWDLREAVNITAMTLPPGESEFDRVGVTRTYAELSPLPMVAESPVHFECRYLSTTHLPGGSQVGTADVVFGRVERIHIDDDALTDDGRLDVRRIRPIARLGFNEYTVVADSFEMRVPGGGVVDARGRLEQPG; translated from the coding sequence ATGAAGTTCGACCCGGCCACCGTGCGTGACCCGCTGCCGCTGTCGGCCTTCGAGAACTGTGTCGTGCCTCGGCCGATCGCCTGGCTGTCCAGTCGAAGCGCCGACGGAGTGGAGAACCTGGCGCCGTTCAGCCAGTTCCAGGTGTTGACCTTCGACCCTCCGACGGTGATGTTCTCGGCCAATCGTCATCCTGACGGTCGACGCAAGGACACCGTGGTGAACGCCGAGGAGACCGGCTGGTTCGTCTACAACCTGGCGACGTGGGACCTGCGCGAGGCCGTCAACATCACGGCCATGACCTTGCCTCCCGGCGAGAGCGAGTTCGACCGGGTCGGCGTGACTCGGACCTATGCAGAGCTCTCGCCGTTGCCGATGGTCGCGGAGAGCCCCGTTCACTTCGAGTGTCGCTACCTCTCCACGACTCACCTGCCGGGCGGTTCGCAGGTCGGAACCGCCGACGTGGTCTTCGGGCGCGTCGAGCGGATCCACATCGATGACGACGCGCTCACCGACGACGGCCGCCTCGACGTCAGGAGGATCCGACCGATCGCCCGTCTGGGTTTCAACGAATACACCGTGGTCGCCGACAGCTTCGAGATGCGGGTGCCCGGCGGTGGCGTGGTCGACGCGCGGGGGCGCCTCGAGCAACCGGGCTGA